In Fusobacterium periodonticum ATCC 33693, the following are encoded in one genomic region:
- the cas4 gene encoding CRISPR-associated protein Cas4: MDKDITGLMVYYYEVCKRKLWYFTNDIQLEENNSNVILGKLLEENSYTRDEKKINIDGVINIDFIRSKKILHEIKKSNSIEPASILQVQYYLYYLEKKGLVGLKGILDYPLLKQTVEVNLADSDRENLENIIIGIKEILGKESPPILEKKNICKKCAYFDLCFV; encoded by the coding sequence ATGGATAAGGATATAACTGGATTGATGGTTTATTATTATGAAGTATGTAAAAGAAAACTATGGTATTTTACCAATGACATTCAACTTGAAGAAAATAACTCAAATGTTATTTTAGGAAAACTATTAGAAGAAAATTCTTATACTAGAGACGAGAAAAAAATTAATATAGATGGGGTTATAAATATTGATTTTATTCGTTCAAAAAAAATATTACATGAAATTAAAAAAAGTAATTCAATAGAACCAGCTTCAATATTACAGGTTCAATATTACTTGTATTATTTAGAAAAAAAGGGATTAGTTGGGTTGAAAGGTATTTTAGACTATCCCTTATTAAAACAAACAGTTGAAGTTAATTTAGCTGATAGCGATAGAGAAAACTTAGAAAATATAATAATAGGAATAAAAGAAATTTTAGGAAAAGAAAGCCCTCCTATCTTAGAGAAAAAGAATATTTGTAAAAAATGTGCTTATTTTGATTTATGCTTTGTATAG
- the cas1b gene encoding type I-B CRISPR-associated endonuclease Cas1b, giving the protein MKRSYFLYTNGTLKRKDNTITFINEQDEKRDIPIEMIDDFYVMSEMNFNTKFINYISQFGIPIHFFNYYTFYTGSFYPREMNVSGQLLVKQVEHYTNPQKRIEIAREFIEGASFNIYRNLRYYNGRGKDLKFYMEQIEELRRQLNEVTNVEELMGYEGNIRKIYYEAWNIIVNQEIDFEKRVKNPPDNMINSLISFINTLFYTRVLGEIYKTQLNPTVSYLHQPSTRRFSLSLDISEVFKPLIVDRLIFSLLNKNQITEKSFVKDFNYLRLKEDASKLIVQEFEERLKQVITHKDLNRKISYQYLVRLECYKLIKHLLDEKKYQAFQMWW; this is encoded by the coding sequence ATGAAAAGAAGTTATTTTCTTTACACCAATGGAACATTAAAAAGAAAAGATAATACCATAACATTTATCAATGAACAAGATGAAAAAAGAGATATTCCCATTGAAATGATTGATGATTTTTATGTTATGTCTGAAATGAATTTTAATACTAAATTTATTAACTATATATCTCAATTTGGAATTCCTATTCATTTTTTTAACTATTATACTTTCTATACAGGAAGTTTTTATCCAAGAGAAATGAATGTTTCAGGACAACTTTTGGTAAAACAAGTAGAACATTATACCAATCCTCAAAAAAGAATAGAAATAGCTAGAGAATTTATAGAAGGGGCTTCATTCAATATCTATCGTAATTTGAGATATTACAATGGTAGAGGAAAAGATCTCAAATTCTATATGGAACAAATAGAAGAGCTAAGACGACAACTAAATGAAGTAACTAATGTTGAAGAATTAATGGGTTATGAAGGAAATATTAGAAAAATTTATTATGAAGCTTGGAATATTATTGTAAATCAAGAAATAGATTTTGAAAAAAGAGTTAAAAATCCACCTGATAATATGATTAATTCTTTGATATCATTTATAAATACACTTTTTTATACAAGAGTATTAGGAGAAATTTATAAGACACAATTAAATCCAACTGTTAGCTATTTACATCAACCTAGTACAAGAAGGTTTTCTCTTTCTCTTGATATTTCAGAAGTATTTAAACCATTGATAGTGGATAGATTAATATTTTCATTATTGAATAAAAATCAAATTACAGAAAAAAGTTTTGTAAAAGATTTTAATTATTTAAGATTAAAAGAAGATGCTTCTAAACTAATTGTTCAGGAGTTTGAAGAAAGATTAAAACAAGTAATAACTCACAAAGATTTAAATAGAAAAATATCTTACCAATATTTAGTAAGACTTGAATGTTATAAACTTATTAAACATTTATTAGATGAAAAGAAATATCAAGCTTTTCAAATGTGGTGGTGA
- the cas2 gene encoding CRISPR-associated endonuclease Cas2, with the protein MKRNIKLFKCGGDKMYVVAVYDISLDEKGNRNWRKVFGICKRYLHHIQKSVFEGELSEVDIQRLKYEVSKYIRNDLDSFIIFKSRNERWMEKEMLGLQEDKTDNFL; encoded by the coding sequence ATGAAAAGAAATATCAAGCTTTTCAAATGTGGTGGTGATAAAATGTATGTTGTTGCAGTATATGATATATCATTGGATGAAAAAGGTAATCGTAATTGGAGAAAAGTTTTTGGCATTTGTAAAAGATATCTTCATCATATTCAGAAGTCTGTTTTTGAAGGAGAATTGTCTGAAGTAGATATTCAAAGATTAAAATATGAAGTTTCGAAATATATTAGAAATGATTTAGATTCTTTTATAATTTTTAAATCAAGAAATGAAAGATGGATGGAAAAAGAAATGTTAGGATTACAAGAAGATAAAACAGATAATTTTTTATAA